The Streptomyces sp. NBC_01268 genome window below encodes:
- a CDS encoding Zn-ribbon domain-containing OB-fold protein, producing MARTRRPVVAGWFTDDAEGSVPDGGFRLLGTRCTACASVFFPREDDACRNPGCPGGGELTETPLSRRGRIWSFTDGRYRPPAPYVSDPEAPWEPYTLVAVELAAEAMVVLGQAAPGVRTADLAIGDEMELVPGVLNEDDEHIWTTWHWRPVAGRAVSATTGTGTGTGTTADADGNGEGTA from the coding sequence ATGGCACGGACGCGCAGGCCGGTGGTGGCCGGCTGGTTCACCGACGACGCCGAGGGGTCCGTCCCGGACGGGGGGTTCCGGCTGCTCGGGACCCGCTGCACGGCCTGCGCCTCGGTGTTCTTCCCCCGGGAGGACGACGCCTGTCGCAACCCCGGCTGCCCCGGCGGCGGCGAGCTGACGGAGACGCCGCTCTCCCGGCGGGGCCGGATCTGGTCGTTCACCGACGGCCGCTACCGGCCGCCCGCCCCGTACGTCTCCGACCCGGAGGCGCCCTGGGAGCCGTACACCCTGGTCGCGGTGGAGCTGGCGGCCGAGGCCATGGTCGTCCTCGGCCAGGCCGCGCCGGGCGTGCGCACGGCCGATCTCGCGATCGGGGACGAGATGGAGCTCGTACCGGGTGTCCTCAACGAGGACGACGAGCACATCTGGACCACCTGGCACTGGCGGCCGGTCGCCGGACGGGCCGTGTCCGCGACCACGGGCACGGGCACGGGCACGGGCACGACAGCGGACGCAGACGGGAACGGGGAGGGGACGGCGTGA
- a CDS encoding roadblock/LC7 domain-containing protein, whose product MTAPNAAATHSSAHGNGELNWLLDELVQRVGSIRKALVLSSDGLPTGASQDLSREDGEHLAAVASGFHSLAKGVGRHFEAGRVRQTVVELEDAFLFVTAAGDGSCLAVLADADSDVGQVAYEMTLMVKRVGAHLATAPRSGLPNGE is encoded by the coding sequence ATGACCGCACCGAACGCCGCAGCAACCCACAGCTCCGCCCACGGCAACGGGGAGCTGAACTGGCTCCTCGACGAACTGGTCCAGCGCGTCGGCTCCATCCGCAAGGCCCTGGTGCTCTCCAGCGACGGCCTGCCCACCGGCGCCTCGCAGGACCTCTCCCGCGAGGACGGCGAGCACCTCGCCGCCGTCGCCTCCGGCTTCCACAGCCTCGCCAAGGGCGTCGGCCGCCACTTCGAGGCGGGCAGGGTCCGGCAGACCGTCGTCGAGCTGGAGGACGCCTTCCTCTTCGTCACCGCCGCCGGCGACGGCAGCTGCCTCGCCGTGCTCGCCGACGCCGACTCGGACGTCGGCCAGGTCGCGTACGAGATGACCCTGATGGTCAAGCGGGTCGGCGCGCACCTGGCCACGGCGCCCCGTTCCGGGCTGCCCAACGGCGAATGA
- a CDS encoding GntR family transcriptional regulator: MDSIGELADDRVLLGRTSTAERVADILRTRIAEGFFPPGSRLSEDSIGGALGVSRNTLREAFRLLTHERLLVHRLNRGVFVRVLAVDDVADIYRTRRLVECAVVHALGEPPFAVDGLTAAVAEGERAARTGDWKGVSTANIHFHRELVALAGSARTDELMRGVLAELRLAFHIVDDPRGLHEPYLLRNREILDALLSGERDRAEQLLARYLDDSRTRITDVYAKAVDDPEL, encoded by the coding sequence ATGGACTCGATCGGAGAGCTGGCGGACGACCGCGTCCTCCTGGGACGCACGAGCACGGCGGAGCGGGTCGCCGACATCCTGCGCACCCGGATCGCCGAGGGCTTCTTCCCGCCCGGCTCCCGTCTCTCCGAGGACAGCATCGGCGGCGCCCTCGGTGTGTCCCGCAACACACTGCGCGAGGCGTTCCGGCTGCTCACCCACGAGCGGCTGCTCGTCCACCGGCTCAACCGGGGCGTCTTCGTCCGGGTCCTCGCCGTCGACGACGTCGCCGACATCTACCGCACCCGCCGGCTCGTCGAGTGCGCCGTCGTCCACGCCCTGGGAGAACCGCCGTTCGCCGTCGACGGCCTCACCGCCGCCGTCGCCGAGGGCGAGCGGGCCGCCCGCACCGGGGACTGGAAGGGCGTCTCCACGGCCAACATCCACTTCCACCGCGAACTCGTCGCCCTCGCGGGCAGCGCCCGCACCGACGAGCTCATGCGCGGCGTCCTCGCCGAACTCCGCCTCGCCTTCCACATCGTGGACGATCCGCGCGGACTCCACGAGCCGTACCTCCTGCGAAACCGGGAGATTCTGGACGCCCTGCTGTCCGGTGAACGGGACCGGGCCGAACAGCTCCTCGCCCGCTACCTCGACGACTCCCGCACCCGGATCACCGACGTGTACGCGAAGGCGGTCGACGACCCGGAGCTCTGA
- a CDS encoding DUF742 domain-containing protein, which translates to MKAEGDGMSDTEQSHQDAPGHWFDDDAGPVVRPYAMTRGRTSAATRHRLDLIAVVVPEPAADDPGRDQTLSPEHVEIVERCSEQPQSIAELAAGLDLPVGVVRVLVGDLVDDELVHVTRPVPPAELPDVSILREVINGLRAL; encoded by the coding sequence ATGAAGGCGGAGGGGGACGGCATGAGTGACACGGAGCAGTCCCACCAGGACGCGCCCGGCCACTGGTTCGACGACGACGCGGGCCCCGTGGTCCGCCCGTACGCCATGACCCGTGGCCGGACGAGTGCCGCCACCCGCCACCGCCTCGACCTGATCGCGGTGGTGGTGCCCGAACCGGCCGCCGACGACCCCGGCCGCGACCAGACGCTGTCCCCCGAGCACGTGGAGATCGTCGAACGCTGCTCCGAGCAGCCGCAGTCGATCGCCGAGCTCGCCGCGGGACTCGACCTCCCCGTCGGGGTGGTACGGGTCCTGGTCGGCGATCTCGTCGACGACGAGCTCGTCCATGTGACCCGCCCCGTTCCGCCGGCCGAGCTGCCGGACGTGAGCATCCTTCGCGAGGTGATCAATGGCCTTCGGGCGCTCTAG
- a CDS encoding biotin-dependent carboxyltransferase family protein: protein MSDRAVAVVRAGALTTVQDLGRTGYAHLGVPRSGALDPGAVRLVNRLLGNEEGAAVLETTLTGCAVRPRGAVTVAVGGAPCPVSVDGRPVAWGTVVRVGPGRLLEVGAAVRGLRSYVGFGGGVAVDPVLGSRSTDLLSGLGPAPLSDGEVLPLGAVTAVRGSVDAPPWPGPPDELVLRVRLGPRDDWFTPGALRTFATGVWRVSSASNRIGLRTEGPSLERAVTRELPSEGMSLGAVQVPPDGRPVVFLADHPTTGGYPVVGVVRESDLAAAAQAVPGTGVRFAPYR, encoded by the coding sequence ATGAGCGATCGTGCCGTGGCCGTCGTACGGGCCGGGGCGCTGACCACCGTGCAGGACCTGGGCAGGACGGGGTACGCGCATCTGGGTGTGCCGCGGTCGGGGGCGCTCGACCCGGGCGCGGTGCGGCTCGTCAACCGGCTGCTCGGGAACGAGGAGGGCGCGGCCGTCCTGGAGACCACGCTCACCGGGTGCGCGGTGCGCCCGCGGGGTGCGGTGACGGTGGCGGTCGGCGGGGCTCCGTGCCCGGTGTCCGTGGACGGCCGGCCGGTCGCCTGGGGCACGGTCGTCCGGGTCGGTCCCGGGCGGCTCCTGGAGGTGGGCGCGGCCGTGCGCGGGCTGCGTAGTTACGTGGGGTTCGGCGGCGGCGTCGCCGTCGACCCGGTGCTCGGCAGCCGCTCCACCGACCTGCTGTCCGGGCTCGGCCCGGCGCCGCTGTCGGACGGGGAGGTGCTGCCGCTGGGAGCGGTCACGGCCGTACGGGGGTCGGTCGACGCTCCGCCCTGGCCGGGCCCGCCGGACGAACTCGTCCTGCGGGTCCGGCTGGGTCCGCGCGACGACTGGTTCACGCCCGGCGCGCTGCGGACGTTCGCGACGGGTGTGTGGCGGGTGTCCTCGGCGAGCAACCGGATCGGGCTGCGCACGGAGGGCCCTTCCCTGGAGCGGGCGGTCACGCGCGAGCTGCCCAGCGAGGGCATGTCCCTGGGCGCGGTGCAGGTGCCTCCGGACGGGCGTCCGGTGGTGTTCCTGGCCGACCATCCGACGACCGGCGGCTATCCGGTGGTGGGTGTGGTCCGGGAGTCGGACCTGGCGGCCGCGGCGCAGGCCGTGCCGGGGACAGGGGTGCGTTTCGCCCCGTACCGCTGA
- a CDS encoding lipid-transfer protein — protein MNDIAVLGAGMHPWGKWGRGFVGYGTAAARAALADAGLRWRDVGSIVGANTMRCGYPGYVAGATFAQALGWQGARVTSVYAACASGAQAVNAARSQILGGLADVVLVVGADSAPKGFFAPAGGERPDDPDWLRFRVLGATNPAYFALYARRRMALYGDTPEDFAQVKVKNAAAGALNPLARYRKPVSAAEVAASAVVADPLRLLDICATSDGGAALVLSSMEFARRHGHPDPVRIRAVSTVTPTYPKAVLDLPDIATDSAALVSPAPHSFRASIARAAYEEAGIGPEDLSLAEVYDLSTALELEWYEDIGLCGAGEGAKLLRDGVTALGGRVPVNTSGGLASFGEAVPAQAIAQVCELTWQLRGTAGARQVPGARTGITANQGLFGHGSAVVAVR, from the coding sequence GTGAACGACATCGCGGTGCTCGGCGCCGGAATGCACCCGTGGGGCAAGTGGGGACGCGGCTTCGTCGGCTACGGGACGGCCGCCGCCCGCGCCGCGCTCGCCGACGCCGGCCTGCGGTGGCGGGACGTCGGCTCCATCGTCGGGGCCAACACCATGCGCTGCGGCTACCCGGGATACGTGGCGGGGGCGACCTTCGCCCAGGCGCTCGGCTGGCAGGGGGCGCGGGTGACCAGCGTCTACGCGGCCTGCGCCTCGGGGGCGCAGGCCGTCAACGCCGCCCGGTCGCAGATCCTCGGCGGCCTCGCGGACGTGGTCCTCGTGGTGGGCGCGGACTCGGCGCCCAAGGGCTTCTTCGCCCCGGCGGGCGGCGAGCGACCCGACGACCCGGACTGGCTGCGGTTCCGCGTGCTCGGTGCGACCAACCCGGCGTACTTCGCGCTCTACGCCCGGCGCAGGATGGCCCTGTACGGGGACACGCCCGAGGACTTCGCGCAGGTCAAGGTGAAGAACGCGGCCGCCGGCGCGCTGAATCCGCTGGCCCGCTACCGCAAGCCGGTGAGCGCGGCGGAGGTGGCCGCTTCCGCGGTGGTCGCCGATCCGCTGCGGCTGCTCGACATCTGCGCGACCTCGGACGGGGGCGCGGCACTCGTGCTGTCGAGCATGGAGTTCGCCCGGCGGCACGGGCACCCGGATCCGGTCCGCATCCGCGCGGTGTCCACGGTCACCCCGACGTACCCGAAGGCGGTCCTGGACCTGCCGGACATCGCCACCGACTCGGCCGCCCTGGTCTCCCCCGCTCCGCACTCCTTCCGCGCGTCGATCGCCAGGGCCGCGTACGAGGAGGCGGGGATCGGCCCCGAGGACCTGTCGCTGGCGGAGGTGTACGACCTGTCCACGGCGCTGGAGCTGGAGTGGTACGAGGACATCGGCCTGTGCGGGGCGGGCGAGGGCGCCAAGCTGCTCCGGGACGGGGTGACCGCGCTGGGCGGGCGCGTCCCGGTCAACACGAGCGGCGGCCTCGCGTCCTTCGGCGAGGCGGTGCCGGCGCAGGCCATCGCGCAGGTCTGCGAACTGACCTGGCAGCTGCGGGGCACGGCCGGCGCCCGGCAGGTGCCGGGCGCACGGACCGGGATCACCGCCAACCAGGGCCTGTTCGGCCACGGTTCGGCGGTGGTGGCGGTCCGCTGA
- a CDS encoding MFS transporter, whose product MSTTQTRQPTRGERPDDTGAFAWLRALGPRGRRAFGGAFGGYALDSYDFFTLPLSMVAIAATFGLDKGQTGLLTTVTLVVSAVGGALAGILADRIGRVKALLVTVITFALFTVLCGFAPDYETLMVFRALQGLGFGGEWAVGAILVAEYADSRHRGRTLGGVQSAWAAGWALAVVVYTLVFRFVDADTAWRVMFWTGALPALLVVYVRRNVEDAPQAAEARRASAGRGSFTAVFKRPLLRTTLFAVLLSTGVQGGYYTLATWVPTFLKTERGLTVVGTGGYLAFLISGAFTGYLTGGYLTDRLGRKRNIALFAVLSALAVLAYTRIPDGANTLLLVLGFPLGFCMSAIFSGFGSFLAELYPTAVRGTGQGFTYNTGRAVGAVFPALVGFLAESWGVGGALVFGAVGYGLALLALLGLPETRGKELV is encoded by the coding sequence ATGAGCACGACCCAGACCCGGCAGCCCACCCGGGGCGAACGCCCCGACGACACCGGCGCGTTCGCCTGGCTGCGCGCCCTCGGACCGCGCGGCAGGCGCGCGTTCGGCGGCGCCTTCGGCGGCTACGCCCTCGATTCGTACGACTTCTTCACCCTGCCCCTGTCGATGGTGGCCATCGCCGCCACCTTCGGTCTGGACAAGGGCCAGACCGGTCTCCTCACCACGGTCACGCTCGTGGTCTCCGCCGTCGGCGGCGCGCTGGCCGGCATCCTCGCCGACCGGATCGGCCGGGTGAAGGCGCTCCTGGTCACGGTGATCACGTTCGCGCTCTTCACCGTCCTGTGCGGCTTCGCGCCCGACTACGAGACCCTGATGGTCTTCCGCGCCCTCCAGGGGCTCGGCTTCGGCGGCGAGTGGGCGGTCGGCGCCATCCTGGTCGCCGAGTACGCCGATTCACGGCACCGTGGGCGCACCCTCGGGGGCGTCCAGAGCGCGTGGGCGGCCGGCTGGGCGCTCGCCGTGGTCGTCTACACGCTGGTCTTCCGCTTCGTCGACGCCGACACCGCCTGGCGCGTCATGTTCTGGACCGGCGCCCTGCCCGCCCTCCTCGTCGTCTACGTACGGCGGAACGTCGAGGACGCGCCGCAGGCGGCCGAGGCGCGCCGCGCGAGCGCCGGGCGCGGCTCCTTCACCGCCGTCTTCAAGCGCCCGCTGCTGCGCACCACGCTCTTCGCCGTGCTCCTGTCGACGGGCGTCCAGGGCGGCTACTACACGCTCGCCACCTGGGTGCCGACCTTCCTGAAGACCGAGCGCGGGCTCACCGTCGTCGGCACCGGCGGCTATCTCGCCTTCCTCATCTCGGGCGCCTTCACCGGCTATCTGACCGGCGGGTACCTCACGGACCGGCTCGGCCGGAAGAGGAACATCGCGCTCTTCGCGGTGCTGTCCGCCCTGGCCGTCCTCGCCTACACGCGCATCCCCGACGGGGCGAACACGCTCCTCCTGGTGCTCGGTTTCCCGCTCGGCTTCTGCATGTCGGCCATCTTCAGCGGCTTCGGCTCCTTCCTCGCCGAGCTGTACCCGACCGCCGTACGCGGCACCGGGCAGGGCTTCACCTACAACACCGGGCGCGCGGTCGGCGCGGTCTTCCCAGCCCTGGTCGGGTTCCTCGCCGAGAGCTGGGGCGTGGGCGGGGCGCTGGTCTTCGGCGCGGTCGGCTACGGACTGGCCCTGCTGGCCCTGCTCGGCCTGCCGGAGACCCGGGGGAAGGAGCTCGTATGA
- a CDS encoding sensor histidine kinase, giving the protein MRFRGKSIRRKIVALLLVPLVSLTGLWGFATVLTGREARQLLDVGYIVDKVGYPLEDTVRVIQKERRQSLVYLADPRASDALTKLREQREATDRQITLIRRNATDSGVRSEMNPVTAQRLASLLDALDGLSSLRRSVENRDIGRLQALDFYNRLVDPCYSFLLTLHALENVEMDKQGRALVGVVRAREALSREDALVLSALIAERVTAEEIRAISDLVAAREVFYEFNLEVLPGSERERFEKYWRSPETAPLRKAEEAVITAGPTDRPRAVTPEAWTEQATSVLDDLAAENTAAGDRYQDRVQPAAYSVLLKAGVAGVLGFVALLVSVIVSVRIGRELVRDLRRLRKEAQEVSGVRLPSVMRRLAAGEHVDVETEVPHLRYDDDEVGQVGQALNTLQRAAVEAAVKQADMRRGVSEVFVNLARRNQVLLHRQLTLLDTMERRTEDTEELADLFRLDHMTTRMRRHAEGLVILSGAAPSRQWRKPVQLMDVVRAAVAEVEDYERIEVRRLPRLGVGGPAVADLTHLIAELLENATVFSPPHTAVQVLGERVANGFTLEIHDRGLGINPDALLDANLRLAETPDFELSDTDRLGLFVVSRLAQRQNVRVSLQPSPYGGTTAVVFIPAALLTDAPETQGAGFRLDRKTADRDGADGVEGLPVRRPVLTKVPDPALEPAVPLLDGPVELEAPLGADGFDALLGGAADLLDTDSERGGLFRAREHRRRGDQHQQAPDQTGSRAGGSRTDDEPPADPVRLPRRRQPTLVVDRGRRLDEPGRAHPAPSAPEDGDTMELARVPHPAPVPPQGTGPTLVPVPQEGPAPFGGLPRRVRQASLAPQLREGGGRAEDQPAATASAAEADSFERDAEEVRSRMASMQRGWQRGRRHNAETTAPGTTPEGDGR; this is encoded by the coding sequence ATGCGCTTTCGCGGGAAGTCCATCCGCAGGAAGATCGTGGCGTTGCTGCTGGTGCCGCTCGTCTCCCTCACCGGACTGTGGGGTTTCGCCACGGTCCTCACCGGCCGTGAGGCCCGCCAGCTCCTCGACGTCGGCTACATCGTCGACAAGGTCGGCTACCCGCTGGAGGACACCGTCCGTGTCATCCAGAAGGAACGCCGCCAGTCCCTCGTCTACCTCGCCGACCCCCGCGCCTCCGACGCGCTGACCAAGCTGCGCGAGCAACGCGAGGCCACCGACCGGCAGATCACCCTCATCCGCCGCAACGCCACCGACTCCGGCGTGCGCTCCGAGATGAACCCGGTCACCGCCCAGCGCCTCGCCTCGCTCCTCGACGCCCTCGACGGCCTCTCCTCACTGCGCCGTTCCGTCGAGAACCGCGACATCGGACGCCTCCAGGCCCTCGACTTCTACAACCGGCTCGTCGACCCCTGCTACAGCTTCCTCCTCACCCTCCACGCCCTGGAGAACGTGGAGATGGACAAGCAGGGACGCGCCCTCGTCGGTGTCGTCCGGGCCCGCGAGGCCCTGTCCCGCGAGGACGCCCTGGTCCTCTCCGCCCTCATAGCCGAGCGGGTCACGGCCGAGGAGATCCGCGCGATCTCCGACCTCGTCGCGGCCCGCGAGGTCTTCTACGAGTTCAACCTCGAAGTCCTGCCAGGCAGCGAGCGCGAGCGCTTCGAGAAGTACTGGCGCAGCCCCGAGACCGCCCCGCTGCGCAAGGCGGAGGAGGCGGTCATCACCGCCGGCCCCACCGACCGGCCCCGCGCCGTCACCCCGGAGGCCTGGACGGAGCAGGCCACCTCGGTCCTCGACGACCTCGCCGCCGAGAACACCGCCGCGGGCGACCGCTACCAGGACCGCGTCCAGCCCGCCGCGTACAGCGTGCTCCTCAAGGCCGGCGTCGCCGGCGTCCTCGGCTTCGTCGCCCTGCTCGTCTCCGTCATCGTCTCCGTCCGCATCGGCCGCGAACTCGTCCGCGACCTGCGCAGGCTCCGCAAGGAGGCCCAGGAGGTCTCCGGCGTGCGCCTGCCCAGCGTCATGCGCCGCCTCGCCGCCGGCGAACACGTCGACGTCGAGACCGAGGTGCCCCACCTGCGGTACGACGACGACGAGGTCGGCCAGGTCGGGCAGGCCCTCAACACCCTCCAGCGCGCCGCCGTCGAGGCCGCCGTCAAGCAGGCCGACATGCGCCGCGGGGTCTCCGAGGTGTTCGTCAACCTCGCCCGCCGCAACCAGGTCCTGCTCCACCGCCAGCTCACCCTCCTCGACACCATGGAGCGCCGCACCGAGGACACCGAGGAGCTCGCCGACCTCTTCCGGCTCGACCACATGACCACGCGCATGCGCCGGCACGCCGAGGGCCTGGTGATCCTCTCCGGCGCCGCCCCCTCCCGCCAGTGGCGCAAGCCCGTCCAGCTCATGGACGTCGTCCGCGCCGCCGTCGCCGAGGTCGAGGACTACGAGCGCATCGAGGTCCGCCGGCTGCCCCGGCTCGGTGTCGGCGGCCCGGCCGTCGCCGACCTCACCCACCTCATCGCGGAACTCCTGGAGAACGCCACGGTGTTCTCGCCCCCGCACACCGCCGTGCAGGTGCTCGGCGAGCGGGTCGCCAACGGCTTCACCCTGGAGATCCACGACCGCGGCCTCGGCATCAACCCCGACGCCCTCCTCGACGCCAACCTGCGCCTCGCCGAGACCCCCGACTTCGAACTCTCCGACACCGACCGGCTCGGCCTCTTCGTCGTCAGCCGGCTCGCCCAGCGCCAGAACGTGCGCGTCTCGCTCCAGCCCTCCCCGTACGGAGGGACCACCGCGGTCGTCTTCATCCCGGCCGCGCTGCTCACCGACGCCCCCGAGACCCAGGGCGCGGGCTTCCGCCTCGACCGCAAGACCGCCGACCGCGACGGCGCCGACGGCGTCGAGGGGCTGCCCGTCCGCCGCCCGGTCCTCACCAAGGTGCCCGACCCGGCCCTCGAACCGGCCGTCCCGCTGCTCGACGGCCCCGTCGAACTGGAGGCGCCGCTCGGCGCCGACGGCTTCGACGCCCTGCTCGGCGGCGCGGCCGACCTCCTCGACACCGACAGCGAGCGCGGCGGCCTGTTCCGGGCCCGCGAGCACCGCCGCCGCGGCGACCAGCACCAGCAGGCCCCGGACCAGACCGGCTCCCGCGCCGGCGGCTCCCGCACGGACGACGAGCCGCCCGCCGACCCGGTGCGGCTGCCCCGCCGCCGCCAGCCGACCCTCGTCGTCGACCGCGGCCGGCGCCTGGACGAGCCGGGCCGCGCCCACCCCGCCCCGAGCGCCCCGGAGGACGGTGACACGATGGAGCTGGCCCGTGTGCCGCACCCCGCGCCCGTACCGCCGCAGGGCACCGGGCCCACGCTCGTCCCCGTACCGCAGGAAGGGCCCGCTCCGTTCGGCGGGCTGCCCCGCCGGGTCCGCCAGGCCAGCCTCGCGCCGCAGCTGCGCGAGGGCGGCGGGCGCGCCGAGGACCAGCCGGCCGCGACGGCCTCCGCCGCCGAGGCCGACTCCTTCGAGCGCGACGCCGAGGAGGTGCGCAGCCGCATGGCCTCCATGCAGCGCGGCTGGCAGCGCGGACGACGGCACAACGCCGAAACGACAGCACCAGGAACGACACCCGAGGGGGACGGTCGATGA
- a CDS encoding 5-oxoprolinase subunit B family protein: MRARKVYRVGDRGLLVELVSGEASEAFHAELLRRREAGALPSVREIVPAARTVLLEGVTAPDRLAAELRSWDVPARCAPEGAAVTVPVRYDGPDLAEVAALWGVSVEAAVRIHTETVFRVAFCGFAPGFAYLTGLAARHEVPRRATPRTAVPAGSVALAGPYTGVYPRSSPGGWQLIGTTDAVLWDTAREPAALLSPGARVRFTAAGR; this comes from the coding sequence GTGAGGGCGCGCAAGGTGTACCGGGTGGGCGACCGCGGGCTGCTCGTCGAGCTGGTGAGCGGGGAGGCGTCCGAGGCCTTCCACGCCGAGCTGCTGCGGCGGCGGGAGGCGGGCGCGCTGCCCTCCGTACGGGAGATCGTGCCGGCGGCACGGACCGTGCTCCTCGAAGGGGTGACGGCGCCGGACCGGCTCGCGGCCGAGCTGCGCTCCTGGGACGTGCCCGCGCGGTGCGCGCCCGAGGGGGCCGCCGTGACGGTGCCGGTGCGGTACGACGGGCCGGACCTGGCCGAGGTCGCCGCGCTGTGGGGGGTGTCGGTGGAGGCGGCGGTGCGGATCCACACGGAGACCGTGTTCCGGGTCGCGTTCTGCGGCTTCGCGCCCGGCTTCGCCTATCTGACGGGGCTCGCGGCACGGCACGAGGTGCCGCGCCGGGCGACCCCGCGGACCGCCGTCCCGGCCGGGTCGGTGGCGCTGGCGGGGCCGTACACGGGCGTGTATCCGCGCTCCTCGCCGGGCGGCTGGCAGCTGATCGGCACCACCGACGCGGTGCTGTGGGACACGGCGCGCGAGCCGGCCGCGCTGCTCTCCCCCGGTGCCCGGGTGCGTTTCACGGCGGCGGGCCGATGA
- a CDS encoding GTP-binding protein: MAFGRSSRKQPPVEPVTLKILVAGGFGVGKTTLVGAVSEIRPLRTEEILSEAGRPVDDLHGVETKSTTTVAMDFGRITLREDLVLYLFGTPGQDRFWFLWDELAQGALGAVVLADTRRLEDSFAAIDYFERRGIPFTVAVNCFEGSRRFPAESVRGALDLDPEVELLMCDARDRESVKNVLVAVVEHALVLADRGRAAVTG; this comes from the coding sequence ATGGCCTTCGGGCGCTCTAGCCGCAAGCAGCCGCCGGTCGAGCCGGTCACGCTGAAGATCCTCGTCGCGGGCGGCTTCGGAGTCGGCAAGACCACGCTGGTCGGCGCGGTCAGCGAGATCCGGCCGCTGCGGACGGAGGAGATCCTCAGCGAGGCCGGCCGTCCCGTCGACGACCTGCACGGCGTCGAGACCAAGTCGACCACCACCGTCGCCATGGACTTCGGCCGGATCACGCTGCGCGAGGACCTGGTCCTCTACCTCTTCGGCACCCCCGGCCAGGACCGCTTCTGGTTCCTGTGGGACGAGCTGGCGCAGGGCGCCCTCGGTGCGGTCGTCCTCGCCGACACCCGGCGCCTGGAGGACAGCTTCGCCGCCATCGACTACTTCGAGCGGCGCGGCATCCCCTTCACGGTCGCCGTCAACTGCTTCGAGGGCTCCCGCCGCTTCCCTGCCGAGAGCGTCCGCGGCGCGCTCGACCTCGACCCCGAGGTCGAACTGCTGATGTGCGACGCCCGCGACCGGGAGTCCGTGAAGAACGTCCTGGTCGCCGTCGTCGAACACGCCCTGGTCCTGGCGGACCGGGGCCGGGCCGCCGTCACCGGCTAG
- a CDS encoding LamB/YcsF family protein: MTRVSIDLNADLGEGFGRWTLTDDEQLLSVVTSANVACGFHAGDAATMRRVCELAAERGVRIGAQVSYRDLAGFGRRSMDVPAAELTAEVAYQIGALEVFARAAGSRVAYVKPHGALYNRVVRDEEQAAAVVEGVLLASAELPVLGLPGSRLHEAAEEAGLPVVGEAFGDRAYRADGTLLPRGQEGAVVTDPGEVVERAVSMARFGVVTAHCGQPVAVRARSLCLHGDTPGAVGLARLVRDRLESSGVRVEAFA, translated from the coding sequence ATGACCCGGGTCTCGATCGACCTCAACGCCGACCTCGGCGAGGGCTTCGGCCGCTGGACGCTGACCGACGACGAGCAGCTGCTCTCGGTGGTCACCAGCGCCAATGTGGCCTGCGGCTTCCACGCCGGGGACGCGGCGACGATGCGGCGCGTCTGCGAGCTGGCGGCGGAGCGAGGGGTACGGATCGGGGCCCAGGTCTCCTACCGGGACCTCGCGGGCTTCGGCCGGCGCTCCATGGACGTGCCGGCGGCGGAGCTGACGGCCGAGGTCGCGTACCAGATCGGCGCCCTGGAGGTGTTCGCGCGGGCGGCCGGCTCGCGCGTGGCGTACGTCAAGCCGCACGGCGCGCTCTACAACCGGGTCGTCCGCGACGAGGAGCAGGCGGCGGCGGTCGTCGAGGGGGTGCTGCTCGCCTCGGCGGAGCTGCCGGTGCTCGGGCTGCCCGGCTCTCGGCTGCACGAGGCCGCGGAGGAGGCCGGACTGCCCGTCGTCGGCGAGGCCTTCGGGGACCGCGCCTACCGGGCGGACGGCACCCTGCTGCCACGGGGGCAGGAGGGCGCCGTGGTGACCGATCCGGGCGAGGTCGTCGAACGGGCGGTGTCCATGGCCCGGTTCGGGGTGGTCACCGCGCACTGCGGGCAGCCGGTCGCCGTCCGGGCGCGCTCGCTGTGCCTGCACGGCGACACGCCCGGCGCGGTCGGGCTCGCCCGGCTGGTGCGCGACCGGCTCGAGTCCTCGGGCGTCCGGGTGGAGGCCTTCGCGTGA